The genome window CTTTTGTAGTGCAGTTTGTCCAATGCAAATGATCTCAATGCTGAAATTTTGCATAATAATGCTGCAACACAGCAAATAACAGACCGCCAATTGTGAAAAAATAGAGCATTAGTCTAAGTCTCGGGTTTTAACAAGTTCTTTTAGTTCATGAAAAAATAGAGCATTAGATGGTTCATGAATATAGCTGGCCTTAGTAATAATTTTGGGTAACTTACAAACAGCGATGATGGTGTAAGTATAGCCGAGAGCCCCAAATTCTTCATCACTTGACTTGGCAAGGGTTCCCAAGCATGCACCAGCAAGTAAAAGAATCAGAAAATCTGCTGCCTGTGATCTGGCTTCTCGCAATCGCTGCTTGCCAACCCTGAAATTGTGTTGACAGTAATCAAAAAACAAGTAATACATCATATTAATATAGAGAAAAGTAAGCATCCAAATCAAGTGTCAATGGTTCTTTTAATCTAGATTGTCAGTCTACTGACTTAGAGGACCCTCAGAAAATAAGCAACTGATAACAGCAGACGGTGATTATACTCTTATTACCACAGAGATTCATCTATGCAGCACTGAAAACCTGATAATTTACCATCAAATGATCTAAATTTCAGTATTGCATGATACAAGTTACATTTCATTCTACAAGTTACATTTATCAAAGTGACTGATTATATAAATGAAGACAAGAAAAAAGGTTGGCGGACACAATTCATGATCGATCTGAATATAAGAGATCAAAACAAGAGCTATACCTTCCAAGAAAATATCTATATTGCCTAACTACACCAGGAGTGACTCTGTTAGACATGTCACTGGATCTGCTGTTCTCAGGAGATTGGTTAATCTGCATATTGTGCTTTGTATCTTTCCACATTTCTCCAGCAGCGGAATCAGAACCTGCTGAGGATGCTGCAATCTCATCACAATAATGCATCATATCTGGAGGAACCGAGTACCCATTGCGAAGCATCCATCTGATTGGAAGCTGCTCTACTGTCAATCCCGGTCCTAGTTTTACTACACCCTCGAGGAGGTCAATAAAGTGGTCTGGAGGATTTACACGATCTGGTACTACTATTCCTAGGTCTGCAAAGTATTCTTCAACTTTCTTCACAGACCCATGATAAACTGTAAGACCACCTTTGGCTAGAAGTATGAAGTCATCAAACATCTTGTACAAGGCGTAACTgaagaaaaaaattacatattatagAATCTAAAAGACAATCAAccgaaaaataagttattacaCAAACATTTAAACAAAAACTTTTGTTCAGAATTTTATTATGGTGCAATTCTTTTCTGGGTGATTTTCAAGATAAAAGTTCCAAGATTAGGAGTGGAAGATGAACTGCGTTGGGGTCAAAATATATGGCAGGTATAATGTCTCACTATATTCTTAAATCTTAAACTGCTTCAGAAATATTTCAACAATTTATATTCCAGGTTAATATGATTACTCTTTCGACTTGGTTCCTATTACTGTTATTTACTGTTGAACCATGGACTGATAACTTCTGTCAGTGTCTCGCAAAGCAATATTTATGTTAAGCTATAAGATTTGATTATAAACCAATCATAAATTGGAGAAAGACCAAAAAACCTGGAAAAGTTATTTTGGCTAAGTAGTGAAGTTTCATGGTAACAAGATACTACCTTGGTTGATGAACAACCATGCAGATGTTAACTCCCTCGAGTGCTTCACGTCGAAGAGCTCTAAGAAGCAAATTGGATGAAGAGCTGTCCAAGCCAGTGGTGGGCTCATCCAATATTAATAGTGATGGTTCCATGACCATTTCTAACCCAACATTCACTCGTTTTCTCTGACCTCCAGATATTCCACGCTTCTCTACTGTTCCCACTAGGGAATCCCTTACTGCCTGCAGTCCTAGTGACTCGATGACTCTTTCAACAACAAGAACCTTATCAGCTTTCGGAAGGTCCACAGATAGTCTATGAGAATTTCAAAAAACAGATAAAATCACAATCAGTAGAGAACAAGAAATGACAATGCACCTGTGATTTTAGAACACAAACAGTCTTTACTTTTTTTTAGAGTGAAAACAGTGGTCTTTCAATATAGttcaaaataaacaataagattTTGAGGTAGGTATGAATTTTGCAAGCAAGTCTCATACCTACAGCGTGCACTGAACCGCAAGTTCTCTTCTACTGTCAAGTTTCCATGCACGATATCATCTTGTGGGACAAAACCAATGATTTTCCGGTGTGTCTGAATTGGTTCATCTTTTCCGTTAATGAGAATCAGACCTGACCTAACGCAACCAGTGTCCCTTCCTACTACAGCAGAAAGAAATGTTGTTTTCCCAGCCCCAGATGGTCCCATGACAGCAGAAATACGGCCTGGCATAATCTTACCATAAACACATCTCATCAAATGCTTGTGTTTCTTCCTCAGTGTTAAGGTTAGATCCTTAAATACAACTTCAATTGGAGGCCTTGTCGTTAACTCAGTGTCAGTGGCCATTGAGATAACTCCGGAGAATGTCATATTCTGATTCTTCTCTTCCATAGCTTTCTCTTTCTCAAGTTGACCATATGCATACCTAAATATCTGGCTCCGTGTATGCAATTCTTTAGCCTTGGGCTTCTTAGAATGTTTTGACCCAATTTCTACATGGAAGTCCTCATGACCATCTGGATCATCCTCAATGTTGTGTAACATTTTTGTGAGGTTGCTAGGTTCCTGTTTCTTTGAAGCCTTTGCCTTTTCAGCTTTCTTTGTACTTGTCTTTCGTGAAAATGTCCGTGACAACTGTTGTGACAAGCCCTGCAAGGCAGAAGGTTCCTTTGAGGCGTTATCTTTTGCAGCCTTCCACCTTTGTCTTGCTTGTGCAGTTTCTCTTGCAGTCCTTGCTGCAGCTTCCCTGGACTTGGCCTGTCTTGCATGTCGAGTTGAGAGGACTTGGTCTGAACAGTTATATATGATGATCAGTATCAGAGCCACCACACCCTACGTACAAAAGTAAAATGTGAACAACATCTCCCATCGTTTAACAGCTGCAATTTGAAAGTCTTCCATGCTTAGAAAAATACATAATCATTGCATTCTACATCCAACTCGTGAATACATATGCAGAAATCAACCAGAGATATACTTTTGAGTGCTAATAGCAAGCATATACAAAGACTATCAAATATCAGACACACAAGATAAGGATCTGTGGTGGAATCATACTGGACAAGTTAACAGGAAAAATATACATGAGCTCTGTACTCCAACTATATCGACATAAAGACTTACAAAAACCAAAAGCCCATAATAATGcatgttttgatttgttgtaTTTGCATTGCAGGTACTCATCTTGAAGCATGCTGCAAAATAATAAGCAAATTACATGCTAGTGTCAGCATTTGAATCCATGATAATACTAACAAATGGAAGCAAAGGTTGTCACCTACACAAGTCAAAAGCAGAGAAGATATAACTTTCTAATGAGAATTTAAGAGTATAATTAGGCTTGAATACGAGGTTGAGAATACAAGTTCATATTCAACAGAACAGGTCGAGCCAACTTAAGGTGAAAATAGTCTACCCACCCCCTGAAGGTTTAAAAATAGATCAACACTGAGAAATTACCTTTCTGAGCTACAGAC of Daucus carota subsp. sativus chromosome 3, DH1 v3.0, whole genome shotgun sequence contains these proteins:
- the LOC108212133 gene encoding putative white-brown complex homolog protein 30, with product MNKISEMSCGRRMNAWCWLTCILSLLIITLPRVFCIDGDDYGSSGSSSQMSPIVAKHIYDQVSNLTVVYHDDIKEELGYCIKDVKSDMNTAFNFSKDLGFINDCIKEAKGDITQRICSAAEMKFYFTSFYKKEKENANNHVLKPNKNCNLTSWSPGCEPGWACSIPQEQKADLKNSKSIPDRTDDCQPCCAGFFCPSGLTCMIPCPLGSYCPRATLNKTTGVCDPYHYQLPPGKQNHSCGGADLWGPITMNAAKNLFCSEGYYCPTTAKKNSCQKGHFCRKGSVAQKACFKMSTCNANTTNQNMHYYGLLVFGVVALILIIIYNCSDQVLSTRHARQAKSREAAARTARETAQARQRWKAAKDNASKEPSALQGLSQQLSRTFSRKTSTKKAEKAKASKKQEPSNLTKMLHNIEDDPDGHEDFHVEIGSKHSKKPKAKELHTRSQIFRYAYGQLEKEKAMEEKNQNMTFSGVISMATDTELTTRPPIEVVFKDLTLTLRKKHKHLMRCVYGKIMPGRISAVMGPSGAGKTTFLSAVVGRDTGCVRSGLILINGKDEPIQTHRKIIGFVPQDDIVHGNLTVEENLRFSARCRLSVDLPKADKVLVVERVIESLGLQAVRDSLVGTVEKRGISGGQRKRVNVGLEMVMEPSLLILDEPTTGLDSSSSNLLLRALRREALEGVNICMVVHQPSYALYKMFDDFILLAKGGLTVYHGSVKKVEEYFADLGIVVPDRVNPPDHFIDLLEGVVKLGPGLTVEQLPIRWMLRNGYSVPPDMMHYCDEIAASSAGSDSAAGEMWKDTKHNMQINQSPENSRSSDMSNRVTPGVVRQYRYFLGRVGKQRLREARSQAADFLILLLAGACLGTLAKSSDEEFGALGYTYTIIAVSLLCKISALRSFALDKLHYKRESSSGMNSLSYFLAKDTVDLFNTVVKPVVYLSMFYFFNSPRSSFGYNYIILLCLVYCVTGVAYIFAIFLDFSQAQLWCVLLPVVLTLISNQSKEGGISRVVAKYIYPTWALEAFVIANAERYNGVYLMTRCTYLKEMDYNLNDFTLCLVLLAVFGVFCRIVAFICLTRVGKK